A genomic segment from Prochlorothrix hollandica PCC 9006 = CALU 1027 encodes:
- the pgsA gene encoding CDP-diacylglycerol--glycerol-3-phosphate 3-phosphatidyltransferase codes for MNLPTWITLLRLLGVPIIFYTWDPVDPVQRWVTVALFLAVAATDWLDGYLARKLDQVTDLGKFLDPLVDKLLVMAPLLLLLQQQMIPAGGVFVILARELAIAGWRVNQTTIQGANYWGKAKTVSQIVAIALLMAPLPDPGGQLAQGAFGIAILLTLISGLTYIWPQAES; via the coding sequence ATTAATCTGCCCACTTGGATTACCCTGCTGCGTTTGCTGGGGGTTCCTATTATTTTCTATACCTGGGATCCCGTTGATCCGGTGCAGCGCTGGGTGACGGTGGCCCTGTTTTTAGCCGTGGCGGCGACGGATTGGCTGGATGGCTACTTGGCCCGCAAGCTGGATCAGGTGACGGATCTGGGGAAGTTTCTCGATCCCCTGGTGGATAAGCTGTTGGTGATGGCTCCCCTGCTGTTATTGCTGCAACAACAGATGATTCCCGCTGGGGGGGTGTTTGTGATTTTGGCGCGGGAGTTGGCGATCGCGGGCTGGCGGGTAAACCAAACCACCATCCAGGGGGCCAATTATTGGGGCAAGGCCAAAACGGTGAGTCAGATTGTAGCGATCGCCCTGCTCATGGCTCCCCTGCCGGATCCCGGCGGTCAACTGGCCCAGGGAGCCTTTGGCATCGCAATTCTCCTGACGCTGATTTCTGGTCTCACCTATATCTGGCCCCAGGCTGAGAGTTAA
- a CDS encoding alkaline phosphatase PhoX, giving the protein MSFSRRRFLSLAGSSTLGVTLGLPLLSCYGKVAQGTAHQSLGYGALTPQLPQNAAELTQTIIGDLSGTPLLALPPGFQYRALSISGQTMADGSLVPPKHDGMGAFAGRSGQTILVRNHEIDLEEAHLGLAAGVVAAAGRKYSTGATGGTTTLVIDGDRRLIRDFVSLGGTARNCAGGTTPWGSWITCEETFRVSRTTDEQTRFHGYAFEVPAQDQVGTADPLPLEAMGRFVREAIAVDPATGTVYQTEDQGDSCFYRFIPQVPGQLSQGGRLYALRFKDYPQGINTSNNRYLGGKEGSIAVGQTFAVDWVPIANPNPRPELNAGDQPVRHQAQQQGAAVFFRGEGIGYSNGLIYFTATQGGATDAGQVLNPILSDRRGNGQVWVYDPAQETLTLWVEADPSGALLDEPDNLTMAPFGDLFLCEDGGGEQFLVGVKPQGDLYQFAKNTLDNREFAGVCFAPDGQTLFVNSQGLGVTYAIWGPWV; this is encoded by the coding sequence ATGTCCTTCTCTCGCCGCCGCTTTCTGTCCCTTGCCGGTTCCAGCACCCTGGGAGTCACCCTCGGCCTGCCCCTGCTGTCCTGTTATGGCAAGGTTGCCCAAGGCACTGCCCACCAGAGTTTGGGCTACGGTGCCCTCACCCCCCAACTGCCCCAAAATGCCGCTGAATTGACCCAAACCATTATCGGTGACCTCAGTGGCACTCCCCTGCTGGCCTTGCCCCCCGGTTTCCAGTACCGCGCCCTGTCCATCAGTGGCCAAACCATGGCCGATGGATCTCTAGTGCCCCCCAAGCATGATGGGATGGGTGCCTTTGCCGGTCGCTCCGGCCAAACCATTTTGGTGCGCAACCATGAAATCGATTTGGAGGAAGCCCACCTAGGCTTGGCCGCAGGGGTGGTCGCAGCGGCGGGTCGCAAATACTCCACCGGGGCCACCGGTGGCACCACCACCTTGGTTATTGATGGCGATCGCCGCCTGATTCGGGATTTTGTCTCCTTGGGGGGAACGGCCCGCAACTGTGCCGGTGGCACCACCCCCTGGGGTTCCTGGATTACCTGCGAAGAAACCTTCAGGGTCAGCCGCACCACGGACGAGCAGACCCGGTTCCATGGCTATGCCTTTGAGGTACCCGCCCAGGATCAGGTGGGCACCGCCGATCCGCTGCCCTTGGAAGCCATGGGGCGGTTTGTCCGGGAAGCGATCGCCGTCGATCCCGCCACGGGAACCGTCTACCAAACGGAAGATCAGGGGGACAGTTGCTTTTACCGCTTTATCCCCCAGGTGCCGGGGCAACTCAGCCAAGGGGGTCGCCTCTATGCCCTACGCTTCAAGGATTATCCCCAGGGCATCAACACCAGTAATAACCGTTATCTAGGGGGCAAGGAAGGATCCATTGCCGTGGGGCAAACCTTTGCCGTGGACTGGGTGCCCATTGCCAACCCCAATCCCCGCCCGGAACTGAACGCCGGTGATCAACCCGTGCGACACCAGGCCCAGCAACAGGGAGCCGCTGTCTTTTTCCGAGGCGAGGGCATTGGCTATAGCAACGGGTTGATCTATTTCACGGCCACCCAAGGGGGAGCGACCGATGCGGGGCAAGTCCTGAATCCAATTTTGAGCGATCGCCGGGGCAATGGCCAAGTCTGGGTCTATGATCCGGCCCAGGAAACCCTTACCCTCTGGGTGGAGGCGGATCCCTCTGGGGCGCTGCTGGATGAACCGGACAATTTGACCATGGCTCCCTTTGGTGATCTGTTCCTGTGTGAAGACGGCGGGGGGGAACAGTTTCTAGTGGGGGTTAAACCCCAGGGAGATCTCTACCAGTTCGCCAAAAATACCCTGGATAACCGGGAATTTGCGGGGGTCTGCTTTGCCCCCGATGGCCAAACCCTGTTTGTCAATAGCCAGGGCTTGGGGGTCACCTATGCCATCTGGGGACCCTGGGTCTAG
- the mltA gene encoding murein transglycosylase A — translation MDPIVPPPPLCPVVVQTLPAAVGWDGQLWAEEGFGADRAALLAAVNHSLDYLSTAASQEAYGRYPLPDITHDRVNRSLRRFRTLLGWASSAEQLQRWVRQEFVFYQATGTTGDGQVDFTGYFEPTYQASLQPSAAYRYPLYRRPPDLDTWTRPHPTRLALEGADGLQAAQGPLAGLELVWLRDRLEAYLVQVQGSARLQLAEGGSFSVGYDGRTDYGYTSLGKALVEAGQFRLDELTLPKVLDYFRQYPQDLDRYVPSNDRFVFFRQTSGAPPTGSLGVPVTGDRSIATDKSLMPPGALALVVTTLPYGSQSDDLRPRSVSRYVLDQDTGGAIIGAGRADIFLGSGELAGARAGLVNEPGQLYYLLLKN, via the coding sequence GTGGATCCTATTGTTCCCCCGCCGCCCCTGTGTCCCGTGGTGGTTCAAACCTTACCGGCTGCCGTGGGCTGGGATGGGCAACTGTGGGCAGAAGAGGGGTTCGGTGCCGATCGCGCTGCCCTGCTGGCCGCCGTCAACCATAGCCTGGACTACTTAAGCACTGCCGCTTCCCAGGAAGCCTATGGCCGCTATCCTCTGCCAGACATTACCCACGATCGCGTTAACCGTAGCCTGCGCCGCTTTCGTACCCTCCTGGGGTGGGCCAGTTCTGCCGAGCAACTGCAGCGGTGGGTGCGCCAAGAATTTGTTTTTTACCAAGCCACAGGGACAACGGGCGATGGTCAAGTAGACTTTACCGGCTACTTTGAACCCACCTATCAAGCTAGCTTGCAACCCTCAGCGGCCTATCGCTATCCCCTCTACCGCCGTCCCCCTGATCTAGACACCTGGACCCGGCCCCACCCCACCCGCTTAGCCCTCGAAGGGGCTGATGGTCTCCAAGCGGCCCAAGGCCCGTTGGCGGGTTTAGAACTGGTGTGGTTGCGCGATCGCCTCGAAGCCTATTTAGTGCAAGTCCAAGGGTCAGCCCGCTTACAACTGGCGGAGGGGGGCAGCTTCAGCGTGGGTTATGACGGGCGCACCGACTATGGCTACACCAGTCTCGGCAAAGCCCTGGTGGAGGCGGGTCAGTTTCGCCTGGACGAGTTAACCTTACCCAAGGTTTTAGACTATTTTCGCCAGTATCCCCAGGATTTAGACCGGTATGTGCCCAGCAACGATCGCTTTGTCTTTTTCCGCCAAACTTCAGGCGCTCCCCCCACGGGCAGTTTAGGGGTTCCGGTGACGGGCGATCGATCCATCGCCACCGATAAATCCCTGATGCCCCCCGGTGCCCTGGCCCTGGTGGTGACCACCCTGCCCTATGGATCCCAATCCGATGACTTAAGACCGCGATCGGTGAGCCGCTACGTTTTGGATCAAGACACGGGGGGAGCCATCATCGGGGCGGGACGGGCTGATATCTTCCTGGGCAGTGGGGAATTGGCGGGAGCCAGGGCGGGCCTGGTCAATGAACCCGGCCAGCTTTATTATTTGCTGCTGAAAAATTAA
- a CDS encoding Npun_F5560 family protein: protein MTQVELPNIQALQTEVSNLREELNMRDQLVQQLSQELFRLVKGNTNITPSPALSEQHLAEMRKLREQLQGVEEQVAFYQEQISERDGEIYQLRQTVQELTDRSRMLEQVVQELPTLYRKKFNERIVPIKEKVGQLQRENRQLHAELQSVSYRLAVRNRNVTHVDLPSFPKVELPA, encoded by the coding sequence GTGACTCAGGTTGAACTTCCTAATATCCAAGCGCTGCAAACGGAGGTGAGCAACCTTCGGGAAGAGCTTAATATGCGGGATCAGTTGGTGCAGCAACTCTCCCAGGAGTTGTTCCGACTGGTGAAGGGTAACACCAACATCACCCCCAGCCCCGCCCTCTCAGAGCAGCATCTGGCAGAGATGCGCAAATTGCGGGAACAGTTGCAGGGGGTGGAAGAGCAGGTTGCGTTTTACCAGGAGCAAATTTCTGAACGGGATGGGGAAATTTACCAACTGCGGCAAACGGTGCAGGAATTGACCGATCGCTCCCGTATGTTGGAGCAGGTGGTGCAGGAGTTGCCCACCCTCTACCGCAAAAAATTCAATGAGCGCATTGTGCCCATTAAGGAAAAAGTGGGCCAGCTACAGCGGGAAAACCGCCAACTCCATGCAGAGCTGCAAAGTGTCAGTTACCGTCTAGCGGTGCGCAATCGCAATGTGACCCATGTGGATCTCCCCTCGTTCCCCAAGGTGGAGCTACCCGCCTAG